ATGCTGGCGCTGACCGGGAAGCCCTCCGGCAGGTCGTCGAACGGGCGGCGCACCTCGCGGCGGATGCGCTCCGCGACGTCGTGGGCGGCGATGCTGTCGGGCACCTCGCAGACGACCACGAACTCGTCGCCGCCGTAGCGGGCGACCAGGTCGTCGTGCCGCACGACGCCCTTGAGCCGCACCCCGACCTCCCGCAGCAGCAGGTCGCCCGCGTGGTGGCCGAGGCTGTCGTTGACCGCCTTGAAGCCGTCGAGGTCGATGAACATGACCGCCATGAGGGTCTCTGCCGCCTCCGCGTAGTCGGGCAGCAGCGTCTCGAGGAACCGGCGGTTGGCGAGGCCGGTGGTCTCGTCGTGCATCGCGGCGTGCTCCAGCTGCCGCTGCAGCCGCAGGCTCGTCGCGGTCTGGCCGGCCTGGCCGGAGAGCGCGTCCGCCAGCGGGGCGGCTTCGGCGTCGAAGGTGCGCGGGTGGAGGAAGAAGCAGACCCAGAGGCCGAACAGCTCGTCGTCGTGCCGGATCGGGGAGGCGAGCAACGCGTACACGCCGACCTCCCGGAACGCGCGGCCCAGCGCGGGCGACAGCTCCTCGGCCTGGTCGGCGCCGCTCAGCTTGACGACGCTGCGCAGCATCGACGCCTGCGGCGCCAGCGAGGTCAGATCGACCACGGCCTCCAGCGGGTTGCTGCCGGAGGTCTGCTCGAAGGCGCCGTGGTCGTCGAGCAGGAAGACGGCGGACTGCTCAGCGCCGTACGCCCGGGCGACGGTGGTGGCGAGGATGTCGGCCAGCTCGATCTCGGTCGTGGCGGTGGCGAAGGCGATGGAGGCCTCGATCACCAGCTCGAGCCGGTTGCGCGTGCGCTCCTCGAGCGAGCGGGAGCGGGTCAGGCGATCCTCGAAGGCCATGCGCTCCGTCGCATCCACCAGCACCACGAGCTGGCCGTCGGGCAGGGCGCTCCGTGTCGGCATCACCGCGCGACGACGGCCGTCGGCGCTCGCGAGACGCATCACCGAGCCGTCGGTGGTGGCGCTCTTGGAGGGGCGAAGGAGGCTGTCGAGCGGCGTGCCGACGAGCTCCGTGAGCAGGCGGCCGGTCCACGCGGCGAAGACGGCGTTCGCATCGACGATCGCGCCGGAGGCGTCGAGCTGGACGACCGCGCAAGGCAGGTCGTCCGCCGCCACTGACCGCACGCGTGCTCCCTCGACTCGTCACCGGCCGGTTGGCGGCGTCACGGTATCGATCCTAACCGCTGCCGGCGCGGCTTCATACCGAAAGGTACGGGCTAGCGCGAGGTGCGGTTGCGGCCGGCCTTCTTGGCCCGGTACATCGCCGCGTCGGCGGCGTCGAGCAGTTGCTTGGCGGTGTGGCCGTCCTCGACTGCGATCACACCGCACGAGGCGGTGATCGTCACGTCGCCGCGCTTGGTCTGCACGGGGTGCCCGATCGCCTCCACCAGGCGCGAGGCCACCCGGTCGCCTTCCGCCTCGGTGAGCCCGGCGCACAGCACCACGAACTCGTCGCCCGCGAGCCGCGAGATGACGTCGGAGGCCCGGCACGCCTGCGTCAACCGGTCGGCGACGGCACGCAGCACGGCGTCTCCGGTCTCGTGGCCCTGACGGTCGTTGACCGACTTGAAGTCGTCGAGGTCGAGGAAGAGCAGCACGCCGCTCCTGCCCTGCACCACGACGTCCTCGAGCGCGCGCTCGAACGAGCGGCGGTTGTGCAGGCCGGTGAGGTGGTCGATGAGGGCCAGCTGGGCGAGCCGCGCCTCGTCGCGCCGGTCGAGAGCGCGCGCCAGTTCGCGGCCGAGGTCGCGGGCCTCGCCGGCCGTGCGACCCCATGCGATGGCGCTGCCCTGCACGCTCTCGCGCCATTCGGAGAACGAACGCCGGGGCGACAGCGGAGTGTCGCGGTTGCTCGCCGTCTGGTCGCCGAGCCAGCGGATGACCTGGGCGGCCTCGCGGCGGAAGAACAGGAGGACGCCGTGGCCGGGGACCGGGATCACCAGCATC
The sequence above is a segment of the Leifsonia williamsii genome. Coding sequences within it:
- a CDS encoding sensor domain-containing protein, which encodes MRSVAADDLPCAVVQLDASGAIVDANAVFAAWTGRLLTELVGTPLDSLLRPSKSATTDGSVMRLASADGRRRAVMPTRSALPDGQLVVLVDATERMAFEDRLTRSRSLEERTRNRLELVIEASIAFATATTEIELADILATTVARAYGAEQSAVFLLDDHGAFEQTSGSNPLEAVVDLTSLAPQASMLRSVVKLSGADQAEELSPALGRAFREVGVYALLASPIRHDDELFGLWVCFFLHPRTFDAEAAPLADALSGQAGQTATSLRLQRQLEHAAMHDETTGLANRRFLETLLPDYAEAAETLMAVMFIDLDGFKAVNDSLGHHAGDLLLREVGVRLKGVVRHDDLVARYGGDEFVVVCEVPDSIAAHDVAERIRREVRRPFDDLPEGFPVSASIGLSIARTAASAWNPDLLIRLADQAMYTAKNAGGDRIVDARGFGGEDAPLPVGV